In Antarcticibacterium arcticum, the genomic stretch AAAGGATCAACCGTTAGATGGGCATAATCTCCATATCTGGAAGATGGGTTTGGGCTTAAACCTTCAACAATACTTGTTTCCACAACCGTCATTACCCCCAAAGGGTCATTGGCATACCTGCCTGTATAACGAATAGACGGAAAGATTGGGGTGGCCGGACTTTTATCAAGTACCGTAAATCCCAGTCCAATATTTCCTTCTTTATCCATTCCAATACTCCCGCTCCAGCGATCACTTTTATCGGGAGCATAGGTGCCTTCCTGAAATACATACCAGGAACCACCGGAGGAATCCTGACGCAGCTCATACCAGCGTATTCCTGCATGTTCTGCGGCAGTAGGATCTATATCTACCACAAAGTTCATTACGGCCGAGTTATAAGAAGGAAATCGCCTGTACTGGGTCATATACATCATCGTGGCCTGGAGTACATCCAAATCGGGAGCATTGCCGGGTTGTTCAAGATTTGAAAAGGCCCCGCCGTCAAAAGTTGCTATAAACGGGCTTACACCTTCTCCCGTCCCCAATTCCTGAAATTCAGCTATTGAAGAGGCCGGGGGTTACTCCAGTTCATATTTATGTTCCAGATCTTTAAATGATCTTCAGATATACCTGCCCAGGAATCATCCTGCATATAAATTATAGGGGAATTACCACGAGGCGGCAGGTCATCTCCCATCGCATGAAATCCTGCGGGGCTATAAAATCCATTGGTATTTATTCCTGGAAGTGGAAAACCAACAACCTGGGCAGTTTCTCCCACCAGCATTCGGTCTCTTTCGAAAACATACACTACCTGGCTGGTACTTGCGGTTCGGGAGTTTTTATTGGTTGTAACATAGTATCCATCACTCCAAACAGAAATTTTTGGATAATCTGGCAAAGCCCCGTTTGTATTAAAACGATATGTGTACCAACCATCATTTACCGGGTTTGGCCCCCTCGAAACTGCAACCAGAAAACTTTCCGGTGTATCGCTGAACTGAGTGATTAGAAACCTGTCGGCAAATTCATCGTAAAGAATAATGGGATCTCCCAGGGTTTCATTCGTAAATTCTCCGCCAATACTGGCGAGGGATGCAGGCGGCACCAGCTGATTTCCCGATTTATCAAAAATTGAAAATGCCGAGTTCCATCCATTGACATAATGAAACGGGCCGGCCGCACCTGTAGGATCTGTGGGTGTGGAACGGGAAACCGCAGCATCAAAAGATAAAATCGGGGATTTAACAGGGACTTTTCCGGGTTCTGCCTGACGGGTAGCGTCCATGGTTTTTGGCAGGCCCTTTCCGGGAACTACCTTATTTATTCCCCTGTTTCTGGGGTTAACAATCTTGAATTCTGTAGAAGGTGGAATCAATTTTCGCTTTGATAGCGCCTCCACCGGGACAGCCCTGGCAGAATCAATATAAACCGGACCGGAAGTTTCTCTTTTTTGAGCAATAGCCGGATTGGAGAAACACCAAAAAATAAAAAAGAAAACAAATAATGATCTGGTCATACCTAAAAAATGATACCTGATGGAATAGTCTTTAAAAATAGGCATTTAATAAAAATAAGCAGAGGCAATTAACGAATTAAATGCCTCTGCAAAATAGTTAAATAATTTATAAAATTTATGCTTTCAACCAGCTTTTAAAATCTATCTCCTGCTGTATCAGGGATTTTAGTTCAGTAATTTTAACCCTTTTTTGAAGCATGGAATCACGGTAACGTATTGTAACACTTCTGTCTTCCAGTGAATCGTGGTCTACCGTAATACACAATGGAGTACCTGCAGCATCCTGCCTGCGGTACCTTCTCCCTATCGCATCCTTTTCATCGTACTGCACCTGGAAATCCCATTTTAGTTCTTCAATTATCTCATTAGCCAGTTCCGGCAGGCCATCTTTTTTCACCAAAGGTAAAATAGCTGCCTTTGTTGGTGCCAGGATCGCAGGTAGTTTTAAAACTGTACGGCTGGAACCATCCTCAAGTGTTTCCTCCTTCAGGGATGAAGAAAGAACTGCCAGGAACATCCTGTCCAGTCCAATAGAAGTTTCTATAACGTAGGGAACATAATTTTCATTCATTTCCGGATCAAAGAATCTCAGTTTTCTACCTGAATGTTCTTCATGCGCCTTAAGGTCAAAATCTGTACGGGAATGAATACCCTCCAGTTCTTTAAAACCAAAAGGAAAATTAAATTCAATATCGGCTGCTGCATTAGCGTAATGGGCCAGTTTATCATGGTCATGAAAACGGTAGTTTTCTTCTCCCAGGTTCAGGGAGTAATGCCATTTTATACGCTCTTCTTTCCAGTGTTCATACCATTTTAATTCCTCTCCCGGTCGCACGAAAAATTGCATCTCCATTTGTTCAAACTCCCGCATCCTGAAAATAAACTGCCTTGCAACTATCTCGTTCCTAAAAGCCTTTCCTGTTTGAGCGATTCCGAAAGGAATTTTCATTCGCCCGCTCTTTTGGACATTAGAGAAATTCACGAAAATTCCCTGGGCAGTTTCCGGCCTAAGGTAAAGATCTGATGAAGTCTCGGCCGAGGCACCCATTTTTGTTCCGAACATCAAATTAAATTGTCTTACCTCTGTCCAGTTTTTGGAACCGGTCTCAGGATCTGCAATTTCAAGTTCTTCAATTAAAGCCTTAACATCTTTAAGATCCTCACGGGTAAGGGAATCTCCCAAACGCTTCAGGATATCCCTGCGTTCATTCAAATATCTTACTACCCTGTCATTTGTGGCTACAAACTGCTCTTCATCAAAAGCATCTCCAAAACGTTTTTTTGCCTTGTCGATTTCCTTTTGCGCTTTCTGCAATATTTTTTCAGCATGATCTTCTACCAGTACATCTGCACGGTAACGCTTTTTAGAATCTTTATTATCAATTAAGGGATCATTAAAAGCATCTACGTGACCAGAAGCTTTCCAGGTTTTTGGATGCATAAGGATCGCCGCATCCAGCCCAACAATGTTTTGATGCAATTGCACCATGCTCTTCCACCAGTACTCCCTGATATTTTTCTTAAGTTCAACACCATTTTGACCGTAGTCATAAACCGCGCTAAGCCCATCATAAATTTCACTTGATGCGAAAATATACCCATACTCTTTGGCATGGGATATCACATTTTTAAATAGATCTTCTTGTTTTGCCATAGCGCAAAAATAAAAAAACCGCCTTGATAAAGGTCAAGGCGGTTCCGTATTTTTCTTAAATTAAATTATCTTAATGCGAAAGAGCTGGTTCCTATTAATTGGTTCCCTGCATAAACATATACTTTATAAGTTCCTTCCATTAATTTCTCTCTGTCTGTATTTGAAAGAATACATACATCCAGTTCTTCATTTTCATAGAATATCTTGGAAGCTGCACTGTAAACCATTACCCCACCATCGTGTTGTACCGCAAGTTGGTCTCCCACCAGTTCGTTTTCGGGATTGTACACCTGTACAAACATTTCCTTTTCACCAGCCTGGGACAGAGCATTCTCTGTAATTGTAAAACAAGTACGAATCTGGTCAATTCTACGGGTCCTGTTATTGGTAACAAGTTTACCATTGTTACGCACTATAACCCCTTCCCCTTTAAGACCTGTAACCTTTAATTGAGCAGCACGGTCTACCTTGGTAGAAAGGCTTTGGTTGGTAACCTGTAAGGAATCGCTCATCCTGGTTCTTTGTGCAAGGACCATATTAGTACTATCTATTGTTGTAGCAAGTAAACGGTTTTGATTGCTTAAACTATCTACCACCCGGAACAACCTGTCCTTTTCACTCTTAAGGGCACCAATTTCCCTGCGATACCTGGAAATAAGCACGAGGTTGGCTTCGGAATCTTTTACCGAATCAAGCAATACAGCTATTCTCTGGCGGGCATCCACAAGATCCTGATCCATAACCTCATTAGTTGCAATTGCTTCATCATATTTTACAATAAGATCATTCAGCTCATCCTCAATAACTGCTTTTTCCTTTTGTAAAATAGCTTTGTTTTCCTTTTCCTCATTATAGAATTTAACAGTATATATTCCAAGGGCTATTAAAGCCACGGCTAATATGCCCGTAAGAATTTTTAAAGCGGTATTACTTTTGGTTTCGGTCATCATATATGTTAATTTAGTTTGTAAATTTAGAAGTTTAGTGGTGTAAGTTACAATTCATTAACAAATGTTTCACGATTTTCTTAATTTATTTTACCCTGAAGTATGCCAGATATGTGATAATATCCTGGTAAAAAATGAAACCGTAATTTGTATTAATTGCCTGCACGAACTACCTGTTACTAATTTCCACTTTGATAACGAAAACCCAGTAATAAAAGTATTTTACGGCAGGGTGAAAGTAGAAAATGCTACTGCACTTCTTTTATTTCAAAAGAAAGGAGCAGTACAAAAGCTCATACATAACCTGAAATATAAAGGCCAACAAAAAATTGGGAATTTTCTGGGAAAATGGATGGGCGAGGAACTTTCCAAAGCTGATGGTTTTTCTAAAATTGATGCAGTTATTCCCGTTCCGCTTCATCCAAGAAAATTAAGATCCCGCGGATTTAACCAGGTTGAGAACTTTGGAAAAGAGATTGCCAGTGCTCTACAGGTACCATATCTTGACAATGTACTTTTAAAAAGGTCATTTTCCGGCTCACAAACCATTAAATCCCGGTTGGCCAGGTGGGGAAATATAGAAGAATCCTTTGTACTGGCTAATCCCGGGCTTATTCATAAAAAACATCTGCTACTTGTAGATGATCTTATAACTACGGGTTCAACCCTGGAAGCTTGTGCCACAGTTTTAAAAGAAGCAGGAGATGTAAAAATAAGTGTGGCAACCATGGCTTTTGCCAATTAACAAAAGAAAAATTAATTGTTTCTTTGTGGTTCAAATGTGGTTTTCATGAATAAAAGATTCCCCATCCTATTTCTTTTACTTTCAACCTTTTTCCTGGTGCAATGCGCCAAAAGAGGAAACCCCACCGGTGGTGATATTGACACTACCCCACCTAAATTTTTACGCGCTTCTCCTGAAAATTATTCCACTAATTTTAAAAGTAAGGAGATTCGCATCTATTTTGATGAATATATAAAACTGGACAAAGCCCAGGAACAAATCATTATTTCACCTCCCATGTCCCCAAGGCCTGAAATCACCCCTATGGGTGGGCCACAAAAATATATAAGAATAAGGATTACAGATACCCTGCAGGAAAATACTACCTATGTGGTAAATTTTGGAAGAAGTGTGGTAGATAACAATGAAGCAAATCCGCTACCCTTTTTTAAATACGTTTTTTCTACCGGTAGCTATATAGATTCCCTTACTGTAAAGGGAACCGTTCAGGACGCGCTGCTTAAAGAGGCAGAGCCCTTTATATCTGTTATGTTATTTGAGGTGAATGAAAATTTTTCAGATTCGCTGGTGTATAATGAACCCCCACGATATATTACCAATACGCTTGATAGCCTTCGCAGCTTTGAACTAACTAATTTAAAAGCCGGTACCTATCAACTGGTAGCAGTAAAAGACCTTAACAACGATTATAAATTTTCTCCGGCAAGGGAAAAGATCGCATTTTTAGACAGCCTTATTACGGTTCCCGCAGACACCTCGTACAATCTTGTTTTGTTCCGGGAGAATCTGGAATTCCGGCCTGAACGTCCAAAACAGCTGGCCGGCAATAAACTTTTAGTTGGATACCGCGGAACTGTGAAACCGGACAGTATAGCATTTGAGGCCCTTAGTGAAGTGCCTGCAGATTTTGATTACAGGCTCACCAAGGTCCAGAATAAGGATAGTATCCATTTCTGGATGCGACCTATCGTGAAAACAGACAGTTTGAAATTGAGGGTTACGACCCCCACCCGGGTAGATTCCTTAAAATTAAGGATCACAGAAATGAAGCCCGATACGTTGCAGGTTACAATGGAACCTTCAGGGTCCATAGAATTTACAAAAAATGTTATACTAAGAGCCAACACCCCCCTTGTGGAGAAAAATGATGAATTCATCTCAATTATGAACCGGGATTCGGTAGCCGTTGATTTTACTTCAGAAATAAGACCTTTTGAAAATGTGGTGGAACTCAATTTTACAAAAAATGAGAACCAATCTTACAAAATAACCGTGCTCCCGGGAGCTTTAAGGGATTTTTACGGAACAACCAATGATACGCTTACCCGGAGCCTGACCACAAGGGCATTTTCAGATTATGGAAATCTTAGCCTCAGTCTTCAGAATGTGAAGAGCTTCCCCGTAATTGTCCAGCTAACAGATGAAAAAGGGGTGGTTAAAGCTGAAAAATATTCTACCGGGCAAACCGGGTTACGCTTTGAGTTTATTACTCCCGGGAAGTATTTGATAAGGCTTATTTATGACCGCAATGAAAACCGGCAATGGGATACGGGTAATTATCTACGGGGCCTCAAACCCGAAGAGATTATCTATTTTCCCGAAGTACTGGATGTGCGGCCTAACTGGGATATTAATCAAGCCTTTATACTAAATTAAAGCGATCCCGGTCCTGTAAAAACTTTAGTTTATCGCGGGTCTCTTTAAGATGGGAACTTTCAAGGGCAACAATCTCCATAAATTCCCCTTGTCCTTCCGTAGAGAAGATACCCTTGCCCAAACTA encodes the following:
- a CDS encoding glycine--tRNA ligase, yielding MAKQEDLFKNVISHAKEYGYIFASSEIYDGLSAVYDYGQNGVELKKNIREYWWKSMVQLHQNIVGLDAAILMHPKTWKASGHVDAFNDPLIDNKDSKKRYRADVLVEDHAEKILQKAQKEIDKAKKRFGDAFDEEQFVATNDRVVRYLNERRDILKRLGDSLTREDLKDVKALIEELEIADPETGSKNWTEVRQFNLMFGTKMGASAETSSDLYLRPETAQGIFVNFSNVQKSGRMKIPFGIAQTGKAFRNEIVARQFIFRMREFEQMEMQFFVRPGEELKWYEHWKEERIKWHYSLNLGEENYRFHDHDKLAHYANAAADIEFNFPFGFKELEGIHSRTDFDLKAHEEHSGRKLRFFDPEMNENYVPYVIETSIGLDRMFLAVLSSSLKEETLEDGSSRTVLKLPAILAPTKAAILPLVKKDGLPELANEIIEELKWDFQVQYDEKDAIGRRYRRQDAAGTPLCITVDHDSLEDRSVTIRYRDSMLQKRVKITELKSLIQQEIDFKSWLKA
- a CDS encoding ComF family protein yields the protein MFHDFLNLFYPEVCQICDNILVKNETVICINCLHELPVTNFHFDNENPVIKVFYGRVKVENATALLLFQKKGAVQKLIHNLKYKGQQKIGNFLGKWMGEELSKADGFSKIDAVIPVPLHPRKLRSRGFNQVENFGKEIASALQVPYLDNVLLKRSFSGSQTIKSRLARWGNIEESFVLANPGLIHKKHLLLVDDLITTGSTLEACATVLKEAGDVKISVATMAFAN
- a CDS encoding Ig-like domain-containing protein, giving the protein MNKRFPILFLLLSTFFLVQCAKRGNPTGGDIDTTPPKFLRASPENYSTNFKSKEIRIYFDEYIKLDKAQEQIIISPPMSPRPEITPMGGPQKYIRIRITDTLQENTTYVVNFGRSVVDNNEANPLPFFKYVFSTGSYIDSLTVKGTVQDALLKEAEPFISVMLFEVNENFSDSLVYNEPPRYITNTLDSLRSFELTNLKAGTYQLVAVKDLNNDYKFSPAREKIAFLDSLITVPADTSYNLVLFRENLEFRPERPKQLAGNKLLVGYRGTVKPDSIAFEALSEVPADFDYRLTKVQNKDSIHFWMRPIVKTDSLKLRVTTPTRVDSLKLRITEMKPDTLQVTMEPSGSIEFTKNVILRANTPLVEKNDEFISIMNRDSVAVDFTSEIRPFENVVELNFTKNENQSYKITVLPGALRDFYGTTNDTLTRSLTTRAFSDYGNLSLSLQNVKSFPVIVQLTDEKGVVKAEKYSTGQTGLRFEFITPGKYLIRLIYDRNENRQWDTGNYLRGLKPEEIIYFPEVLDVRPNWDINQAFILN